The genomic stretch CGATATCGGGGAGTCCCTCGACGGTGCGCGAGATCCTGGAGACGATGGCCGACCAGATCGGGGTCGACGACGTCGTGGTCCAGAACCAGATCGCCGACCCCGAGAACGTCCTCGAATCCCACGCGCTCCTCGCCGAGGCCTTCGATCTCTCGCCACGATAGCCGGACGAACCGCCCCACGACCACACGACCCGCGACCATTTATCCCCGAGCGGGCTACGACCCATCATGTCCGATTCCACGACCGAATCGGTACGCGTCTGGCTGGTCGAACGGACCTACTCCGACGACGAGCAGAACCTCGTGATCCTGACCTACGCCACAACCGACGGGAAACGCTACTCCAGAAAGGAGCGCGCGCTGACCTCCTTCAGCGACGTCCGGGAGACCACCGCGGCGATCGACGCCGACCCGGGGAGTGTCGGCCCGGTCGAGGACCCCGAACTCAGGGAACGCTACGCCGCCGAGGCGACCCGGATGGCCGACGAACACGACCCCGACGACGCGATCTGAATCCTACCTACCAGTCGGCCTTGCAGTTTATCACGGGTCGGAGCCGGTCGACGACCGCGCCGGTCTCGTCGATCCGGGACTCGACGGTCGCGGGGTCCTTGTACGCCATTGGGCTCTCGTCGATGGTGTTCTTGTTCACCGAGGTCGAGAACACCCCGTCCATCGCGGCCTCGAACTCGTCCATCGTGAACTCCTTTTTCGCCCACCGGCGGCTCCCGCTCCGGCCCGTCCCGTGGGGCGCGCTCCGGTTCCACTCGGGGTTGCCCTTCCCCCGGAGTACGACCGACCCCTCCCCCATGTTGTAGGGGACGATGAGCCGCTCGCCCTCGTGGGCGCGGGTCGCGCCCTTCCGGATCACGAGGTCCTCGAAGTCGATGAGGTTGTGCGGCGAGTGGATCGAGTCGGCGACCCCGACCCCGAGCGCGTCGGTCACGAGGCGGGCCATCCACCGACGGTTCTCCCAGGCGTAGGTCTGGCAGAACGCCATGTCGACGAGGTAGCCGTGGGCGGCCTCGCCCTCCAGGTAGTCGAGGTCGGTGTTCCGGTCGGCCTCGAAGTCCTCCTGACGGTCGTGGTGCACCTGTCTGAGGCGATTGACGTTGGCCTCGATCTCGCCCCCCTCGAAGCGCTCGCGGCAGAACGCCGCCGCCCGGTCCATGTCGATTCGGCGACCGGTCCCGTCCGTGACGTCCGCGGGTGTCCCGCCCGCGTCCCGGACCTCCTCGGGCAGGTCGTCGGGCGGTATCGGGTCGAGCGCGGTCGCGTTCCGCCGCTCGGTCGCCTCGGTCTGCCAGTAGTCGGCCACGGAGTTGCCGAGCGCGCGGCTCCCGCTGTGGAACACCAGCCACCAGTTCCCGGTCCGGTCGGATTCGGCGACCTCGATGAAGTGGTTGCCCCCACCGAGGGTTCCGACCTGGTTGATGGCCTTGTTGAGGTCGACGCCGGCCTTCTCACAGAGTTCCTCGAAGTAATCGAGGTCGTAGCCGTCGAACGCGAAGTCGGTGTCGCGACCCGCCTGCAGCCGTTCGACCTTCGTCGTCGTCTCCGCCCAGGGGAAATCATCACCCACGTGGTAGGTCTGGTCGTCGTGTGCGTGCCAGCCCATCGGGATCGTCTCGCGGATCCGGTCGTCGATCTCCTCCTCGGTGAGGTCCGGTTCCGAATCGAGCTGGACTGCTAACATACCACAACCGATATCGACCCCCACTACGTTCGGCACGACCTTGTCGGCGAGCGGCATCGTGAACCCGATCACACAGCCCGCCCCAGGATGAGCATCGGGCATCACCCGCACGGGTTCGGTGAACGCCTCGTGGTCCACCATCTCCTGGATCTGTTCGCGGGTGAGGTCTTCGAGGTCGGTTTCGTCGAGGAAGACCTCGGCGGTCGTGTGCTCGCCGGCGATCGTGGTGGTCATGGTGAACTGGTTTGCCGGGCCGTCGCTTAATGCCCTTCGCCCCTCGTCGTCCGACCGCTATCCCGCCGCCGTCGTGCCGTTCCGCGCGGGTTCGATCGAGACCGACTCGTTCTCGTAGACCGTCATGGTCGCCACCACCGACCCGTTCGGGGCGCGCTTTTCGACCACGAGACTCACGTTTCCACCGCCGGCCGTCGTCGCGTTCCGTGGCCCACCCGCCGAGGCGTTCGGTCCGCCATCGCTCACCGACTGCGCCGCCGACCGGTTGCCACGGAGGAACTCCTCGACCGCCGCGGTCGAGGCGGTCTCTTGCACGTTCGAGGACTCGGCGTTCACGAACGCCACGTACGAGACCCCGGAGCCACCCTCGGGGACGACCTTCACCATCCAGTAGAGCCGGCCGTCGACCGCCACCGGCAGTGGTTCGGCGGGCGAGAACCGGTTCCAGTCGGTGGTTCGGCTCGCCTGGCGAACGTAGTCGGCGGCTTTCCGGGGGCCGAACAGCGACTCGCCCGAGGGGCCGCGATAGACCGAGGCCTCGCCGGTCCGGCCGTCGATCTCCCAGACCTCCCGGAGACCCTGGGCGTCGCCGAACGGCTCGACCGCGACCACGTACTTCGTGCCGTTTCGCGTGGGCACGAGATACGGCTGCTCGTTGCCGCTGCCGGGCGTGGTGGCCACCTCGATCTCGTCGGTGTGCGAACCGACCACGGGGAGGGTGTTGAGGATGCCGTTGCGGTACTTCGTGGCGGTCACCCGCTCGCGCGTCAGGTCGAAGGGGACCAGCTTCTGCCCCCGGAGGACGGGATTCGACCGGGCTTCCGCGGGCGAGAGGTCGGTCACGCTGCCGTCCGGCGCGACCAGCGCCACGCCGCCCCACTCCGGCACGGTGTAGGGCAGCGGGACCGGGAGCGCCCGAACGTGGAAGCTGGGTTTGGTGTACGGCACCGCGATGTACGACTCGTTCCGATGGGGTACCATGAACGGGTCGCCGTAGTCGACGAGGTACTGTCCCTGCTTGAGCACGTTCCACCGGTAGTTGTTGTACCACGCAGTG from Halococcus hamelinensis 100A6 encodes the following:
- a CDS encoding RNA-splicing ligase RtcB — its product is MTTTIAGEHTTAEVFLDETDLEDLTREQIQEMVDHEAFTEPVRVMPDAHPGAGCVIGFTMPLADKVVPNVVGVDIGCGMLAVQLDSEPDLTEEEIDDRIRETIPMGWHAHDDQTYHVGDDFPWAETTTKVERLQAGRDTDFAFDGYDLDYFEELCEKAGVDLNKAINQVGTLGGGNHFIEVAESDRTGNWWLVFHSGSRALGNSVADYWQTEATERRNATALDPIPPDDLPEEVRDAGGTPADVTDGTGRRIDMDRAAAFCRERFEGGEIEANVNRLRQVHHDRQEDFEADRNTDLDYLEGEAAHGYLVDMAFCQTYAWENRRWMARLVTDALGVGVADSIHSPHNLIDFEDLVIRKGATRAHEGERLIVPYNMGEGSVVLRGKGNPEWNRSAPHGTGRSGSRRWAKKEFTMDEFEAAMDGVFSTSVNKNTIDESPMAYKDPATVESRIDETGAVVDRLRPVINCKADW